The genomic stretch AGGCTAAGTATTTTGTAACCAAACGTAATCGATACACTGTAAATGAGATTAGCTACATGGCTAATACCAAATCACTAGAAACTATAGTCCGTATAGTGATTGCGAAAGATAGTATCATAAAAAAAGGAATTCCATATGATGCTGACTTATTCGAAACCTTGAGATCTGACATAACCAACGTTGCGAGAAATACAGGTTATTACGGTTTTTCAAAAAATTATATCCGATTTGAGGCAGATACCTTTTTAGTAGGTGACCGTGTTAATGTAAAACTTATAATAGACCAAGCTATTGTAGAAGTTGGTGACTCAAGCTATACCTCAAATCATAAACAATATTATTTCAAAAATATTTATCTGCGACCAGATTACAATTATCACAAAGCAGGAGATGTTCCAAGGGACACCTTAATTAGAGATGATTATCAATTGGTATATGATAGCTTAAAATACAAGCCTAGATATCTTACTGACGCCATTCATTTTGAAAAGACGGAACGATACAACGAGGAAAAGGTAAAAGAAACCTACTCGCACCTAGTTGGTTACAAGGCATTTCAACTAAGCGATATTAGCTTTACGCCTACCGGCACAATAGATTCATTAGGGGTACCGGGATTGAATGCCGTTGTAAACCTTAACCCACTTCCTAAAAGAACTTTTACCATTGAGCCAGAATTAACTACTTCGGGAGGTAACAACTTTGGTATAAGCGGAAGTATTGGTGTGATAAACCGAAATTTCTTTAAGGGAGGTGAAGCCCTAAATATCCGCTTAAATAGCGGTTTGGAATATCAAACAACCATTGGAGATGCAAATAAAGTAACACCCGCATTTGAAGTAGGAGGAGAAATTTCTATTGATTTTCCTCGATTTATCCTTCCTTTTATCAATACTGAAGGAATGCTACCTAAAAGAATGCAGCCAAAATCTCAAGTAAGTTTAAGTTATAATTTGCTTTCCCGTCAGGAATTTACGCGCCAAACTTTTGGAACCAAACTTTCATATAACTGGAAAGAGTCACAAAGAAAGTCACACAGATTGGATTTGATTGATATCACCTACTCACAGATCGTTGATACTACTGCTACCTTCTATAATGACTTGTCCGAAATCCAGCAACAGGCCTTTACTTCTGAGTTTATTTCAGCTACTCGTTACACTTACACGTTAAATGAAAATCTGATTACTAGAAGAAAAAATCCGAGATATTTTAAGGGAACTTTTGAATTGGCAGGAAACTTTTTAAACCTACTGGATAACACAACTAATATAGGCGAAGAAAATCCAAGCAATGGCGCCACTTCTATTTTTAAGGTGCAATATTTTCAATATGCCAAGCTTGAGCTTGATGGCCGCTATTACTGGAATTTTGCTAAAAATCAATCTTGGATAAACCGTCTTTATACTGGCTATATTTTACCTTACGGAAATAGTAAAATCCCAACTGACACCGGAGTGGCACGTGTACCTCCTTTCTCCAAGTATTTTTATATGGGAGGTAGTAATGACATGCGAGCGTGGACTGCCTACCGACTTGGTGCTGGTAGAGAATTCAATACCGACTATGCTGCTGGTGATGATACTACCTTTGCTACGGGTACATTTAAACTCTTAATACAATCAGAATACAGGTTTCCGATTGCTTCCTATTTACAAGGTGCTATATTTTTGGACGCAGGTAATATTTGGCTTACCGGAGGACTGGAAAACGAGCAAACTGACCTGAAAATTGAAGACTTATATGATGAGCTCGCCTTGGGTGGAGGTGTGGGGCTAAGGCTCGACTTCGACTTTTTTGTAATTCGATTTGATGTAGGGATGAAGCTCAGAGACCCTGGCCTGCTTGAATCTAACGAAGAGTGGGTGTTTTTAAGTCAGCCAGCATTTGTAAAAAACTGGACTTATAATTTTGCTTTAGGATATCCTTTCTAATGCCCTGCAAAAAATTATAAATTTGCCGCTCGAATATTGTGAAAGAACAAAACCATTAAATCTATATACATGACCCTTGATCAAATAACCAAGTTACTTGGATCTGATGCCGAAAATCTACTTACTCATGAAAGTAAAACTATTTCAAAATCGAGCCTGCACTTGCCAGGAGCTGATTTTGTAGATCGTGCTTTTGGCATGAGCAACAGAAGCCCACAGGTACTTCGTAGCCTTCAGGCATTGTATGGTCATGGTAGACTGGCCAACACCGGATATGTTTCTATCCTTCCTGTTGACCAAGGTATTGAGCACAGTGCTGGTGCTTCATTTGCCCCAAACCCTATTTACTTTGACGGTGAGAATATTATAAAGCTTGCACTGGAAGGTGGTTGTAACGCAGTAGCTTCTACATTTGGAGTATTGGGAAGTGTATCTAGAAAGTATGCCCATAAAATTCCTTTCATTGTAAAAATTAATCACAATGAATTTTTAAGCTACCCAGCAGGATATGACCAAATTATGTTTGGTAGCATCCGTGACGCTTGGAATATGGGAGCTGTAGCCGTAGGTGCTACTATTTATTTTGGATCAGAAGAGAGCAATCGCCAGATTCAGGAAGTGGCAGAAGCTTTTGAATATGCTCACGAGCTAGGTATGGCTACCATCCTATGGTGCTACACTCGTAACTCTGCTTTCAAAAAAGATAAAGATTACCACGTATCTGCTGACCTTACCGGCCAGGCAAATCACCTTGGGGTAACTATCCAGGCAGATATTATCAAGCAAAAACTTCCAGAAAATAACGGTGGTTACACTGCTATTAACTTTGGAAAAACACACGATAAAGTTTATTCAGAACTTTCAAGTGACAACCCAATTGACCTTACTCGCTACCAGGTGGCAAACTGCTACATGGGACGCCAAGGTTTGATTAACTCAGGCGGAGCTTCTCTTGGTGATGCTGATAGCGACATGGCTCAAGCTGTTCGCACGGCTGTAATCAACAAGCGTGCTGGGGGTCAAGGTCTTATTTCAGGACGTAAAGCTTTCCAAAAACCAATGGTTGATGGAATTGAGCTTTTGAATTCGATTCAAGATGTGTATCTTGAAAAGGGTGTTACTATAGCCTAATTTAAGGCTCATAAAAATTACTAGTGGTTAGGTTTAAGGCTTCAAAACGATGAGGTCTTAAACCTTCACACTTTTACCACTAATCATTAAAAAATAAAGAAATGGGTTGGTTTAAGAGAAATAAAGATGGGATTACCACCAGTACCAAAGACAAAAAGGAGACTCCTGAAGGCCTTTGGCACAAATGCCCAAAATGCAAGGTGATCCATTCAGTAGATGATCATGCCAAGCATATGTGGGTGTGCAGCAACTGCGGACACCATGACCGTATTAATGCAGCGGAATACTTCACCTTCTTATTTGACGATGGAAAATTTACCGAGCTCAATCCTAAAATGACGTCAGGAGATCCTCTGAAATTTGAGGACACAAAAAAGTATACGGATCGCTATGCTGCTTCTGTAAAAAAGACTGGGCTTAATGATGCTGTAACCACAGGATATGGCAAGCTTAATGATCAAGACATCGTAATTGCCTGTATGAACTTCAACTTTATTGGAGGATCAATGGGATCGGTAGTTGGTGAAAAGATAGCCCGTGCAATTGATCACAGCATCAAATACAGAAAGCCGTTCATTATGATTTCTAAATCTGGTGGAGCACGTATGATGGAAGCTGCATTTTCATTAATGCAAATGGCAAAAACCAGTGCCAAGTTGGCTTTGTTGGGCAAAGAAGGAATCCCTTATGTTTCTCTTCTTACTGACCCAACTACTGGTGGTGTTACCGCATCATTTGCCATGCTTGGAGATATCAACATTTCTGAGCCAGGTGCTTTGATAGGTTTTGCAGGGCCAAGGGTAGTAAAAGAAACCATTGGTAAAGATTTGCCGGAAGGCTTCCAGACTGCGGAATTCCTATTAGAACATGGATTCTTGGACTTTATCAGTGAAAGAAAACATCTTAAGAAAAAAATAGGCAGCTTCCTTGGAATGGTAAGTCCTGAAAATGAAACGGAAGCAGTAGCTACAAAATAAATTTTGTTTACTTTTGCACCTCATTTTTTATTAGCATAACATTTATCTAAACGATTTTGGCATGTATTTGACAAGCGAAAAGAAAGCAGAGATCTTCAAAAAACACGGAGAAACTGCTAAAAACACTGGTTCAGCAGAAGGACAGGTAGCACTTTTTACCTTCCGTATCAATCACCTTACCGAGCACCTAAAGAGAAACCGCAAGGATTTCAACACTGAAAAAGCTCTAGTAAGCCTAGTAGGTAAGAGAAAGAAAATTCTTAATTACCTTAAGGATAAAGATATTGCTCGCTACCGTGCAATTATTTCTGAACTAGGTATCAGAAAATAATTTATCACATTTCGAGGAAAGGCAATTTTTAACGAATTGCCTTTCTTCAATTTTATACACACATATAATAGACACAATACAATAGATGATTCCAAATCCCATTACCCAAGAAATAACACTAGCAGACGGTAGAACCATCACCCTTGAAACTGGCAAACTTGCCAAGCAGGCTGATGGTTCTGTTGTTGTGAAGATGGGCGGTACCATGCTTTTGGCTACCGTAGTATCTGCACCCGAAGCAAAAGAAGGTGTTGACTTTTTACCACTTACCGTAGATTACCGCGAGAAATTTGCTGCTGCCGGCCGCATGCCTGGTGGATTTTTGAAAAGAGAAGCTCGCCCTACTGACGAAGAAATTTTGGTAATGCGATTGGTGGATCGTTGCTTGCGCCCACTTTTCCCAGAAGATTATCACGCTGAAATTCAGTTGATGATTAGCCTTCTTTCTTATGACCCAGAAGTATCTCCGGATGCACTTTGTGGTCTTGCTGCTTCTACCGCTATCGCTCTTTCTGACCTTCCATTTGATGGACCAATGTCTGAAGCAAGAGTAGGTCGTGTAGATGGCAAACTTATGATCAACCCTTCTCCATCTGATATGGAAAAGTCTGATCTTGACATGATGATCGGTGCTACCAAAGATAGCGTGGTGATGGTAGAAGGTGAGATGAAAGAAATTTCTGAGAAAGAAATGGTGGAAGCCATTGCTTTTGGTCACGAAGCTATTAAATCACAAATCGATGCTCAGTTAGCTTTGGCTTCTCAAGTTGAGAAATCAAAAACTAAAAGAGAATATAGCCATGAAACACATGATGAAGAGCTAAAAGCAGAAGTGCTAAAAGCAACTTATGATGATGTTTACGCTGTAGCTAAAAGTGGTCTTCCTAAGCATGAGCGCTCTGAAAAATTCAAGGAAATCCGTGAAAACTACAAAGCAAAGTATACTGAAGAAGAGCTAGCTGAAAAAGCTGGACTTATCAATACTTACTACCACGATGTAGAGTACAAGGCTATGCGTGCCATGATTCTTGAGGATGGTCAACGTCTTGATGGTCGTGCTCTTGACGAAGTTCGCCCAATCTGGTCTGAAATCGATTATTTGCCAGGAGCTCACGGTTCTGCCGTATTTACTCGTGGTGAAACTCAATCATTGACAACTGTAACTCTAGGTTCACGCCTTGATGAAAAACGTAGAGATGGAGTAACTGAAACTTCTTCTGAACGTTTTTACCTACACTATAACTTCCCTCCATTTTCTACAGGTGAAGCTCGCCCAATTAGAGGTACCAGCCGCAGAGAAATAGGACATGGAAACTTAGCTCAAAGAGCTTTGGAAGTAATGCTTCCCGATGATAGCATCTATACCATCCGTGTAGTTTCTGACATTTTAGAATCAAACGGTTCTTCTTCCATGGCTACTGTATGTGCAGGTTCTCTTGCACTTATGGATGCTGGTGTAAAAATGAAGAAAGCTGTATCCGGTATTGCAATGGGATTGATTACTGATCCTGATACCGGTAAATATGCAGTTCTATCTGATATCCTTGGTGATGAAGATCACTTGGGTGATATGGACTTTAAGGTAACTGGTACCAAAGATGGTATCACTGCCTGCCAAATGGACATTAAAGTAAAAGGGCTTTCTTACGAAATCCTTGAAAAGGCATTAGAGCAATCTAAAGCTGGCCGTCTTCACATCCTTGGTGAGATTATGAAAACCATCTCTGAGCCACGCGAAGATGTGAAACCAGGTGCTCCAAAAATCGAAACCATGACTATTCCTAAGGATTTCATTGGTGCCATTATTGGACCTGGAGGTAAAAATATTCAGAAGCTACAAGCTGACACTGAAACAACTATTACCATCGAAGAAGAAGGTGATAAAGGAATGATCGAAATCAGTGGAACCAACCGTGAGAACATGAATGCAGCTATGGCTCGCATCAAAGCTATCGCGTTTGTTCCTGAGGTAGGCGAAGTATACACAGGTAAAGTAAAGTCTATTCAGGCTTACGGTGCTTTTGTAGAAATCGCTCCTGGTACTGATGGTCTTCTTCACATTTCTGAAATCGATCACCGTAGATTAAAAACTGTAGACGAAGTTCTAAAAGAAGGAGATTCTGTAGAGGTAAAACTTATCGGAGTTGACGATAGAGGTAAGATGAAATTGAGCCGCAAAGTACTTTTGCCTCAACCATCTGACAATTAATAGAAAAAGTAGAACAAGGAACAGTTTTTGACGTTCTTTATTATTCACAGTATATAAGCACATTTGAGATATGAGACAGCTGAAGATCACAAAACAGGTTACTAATCGTGAAACTGCATCACTAGACAAGTATTTGCAGGAGATTGGTAAAGTTGAACTGATTACGGCCGAGATGGAAGTGGAGTTGGCTCAGCGCATTAAAGCAGGTGACCAAGTGGCGCTGGAGAAACTTACGAAGGCAAACTTGCGTTTCGTAGTTTCTGTAGCAAAGCAGTACCAAAACCAAGGGCTTACCCTTCCTGATTTGATTAATGAAGGTAACCTTGGGCTTATTAAAGCTGCGCAGAGATTTGATGAAACTCGTGGTTTTAAGTTTATTTCTTACGCTGTATGGTGGATCCGTCAAAGTATTTTGCAAGCATTGGCTGAGCAATCGCGTATTGTAAGGCTTCCGCTTAACAAGATTGGATCAATCAACAAGATCAACAAGGCTTACGCAACTCTGGAGCAGGAGCACGAACGTGCACCTTCGGCTAATGAAATTGCCGATAACCTGGAGATGGGTGAGAATGATGTGAAGGAAAGCATGCGTAATAGTGGTCGCCATATTAGTATGGATGCTCCACTTGTGGAAGGAGAAGACAGCAACCTGTATGATGTATTGAATACAGGCGACAGCCCTAATCCTGATGATGATTTGATGCAGGATTCGCTTCGTACCGAAATTGAGCGCTCATTAGCCACTCTCACTCCAAGAGAGGGCGATGTAGTTCGTTTGT from Owenweeksia hongkongensis DSM 17368 encodes the following:
- the tamL gene encoding translocation and assembly module lipoprotein TamL yields the protein MTKNLYIIWVALGILILQSCSYTKLVPEGRSLLWKNTIIVDGKKGAPSEAENIIKQQPNSKLGFRFMRPNLAIYNWGNGNDSNFFAKLGEAPRILDSVKVATGANQLQDWYFNKGYFKASTSYAIDSIGKKKAEAKYFVTKRNRYTVNEISYMANTKSLETIVRIVIAKDSIIKKGIPYDADLFETLRSDITNVARNTGYYGFSKNYIRFEADTFLVGDRVNVKLIIDQAIVEVGDSSYTSNHKQYYFKNIYLRPDYNYHKAGDVPRDTLIRDDYQLVYDSLKYKPRYLTDAIHFEKTERYNEEKVKETYSHLVGYKAFQLSDISFTPTGTIDSLGVPGLNAVVNLNPLPKRTFTIEPELTTSGGNNFGISGSIGVINRNFFKGGEALNIRLNSGLEYQTTIGDANKVTPAFEVGGEISIDFPRFILPFINTEGMLPKRMQPKSQVSLSYNLLSRQEFTRQTFGTKLSYNWKESQRKSHRLDLIDITYSQIVDTTATFYNDLSEIQQQAFTSEFISATRYTYTLNENLITRRKNPRYFKGTFELAGNFLNLLDNTTNIGEENPSNGATSIFKVQYFQYAKLELDGRYYWNFAKNQSWINRLYTGYILPYGNSKIPTDTGVARVPPFSKYFYMGGSNDMRAWTAYRLGAGREFNTDYAAGDDTTFATGTFKLLIQSEYRFPIASYLQGAIFLDAGNIWLTGGLENEQTDLKIEDLYDELALGGGVGLRLDFDFFVIRFDVGMKLRDPGLLESNEEWVFLSQPAFVKNWTYNFALGYPF
- a CDS encoding class I fructose-bisphosphate aldolase: MTLDQITKLLGSDAENLLTHESKTISKSSLHLPGADFVDRAFGMSNRSPQVLRSLQALYGHGRLANTGYVSILPVDQGIEHSAGASFAPNPIYFDGENIIKLALEGGCNAVASTFGVLGSVSRKYAHKIPFIVKINHNEFLSYPAGYDQIMFGSIRDAWNMGAVAVGATIYFGSEESNRQIQEVAEAFEYAHELGMATILWCYTRNSAFKKDKDYHVSADLTGQANHLGVTIQADIIKQKLPENNGGYTAINFGKTHDKVYSELSSDNPIDLTRYQVANCYMGRQGLINSGGASLGDADSDMAQAVRTAVINKRAGGQGLISGRKAFQKPMVDGIELLNSIQDVYLEKGVTIA
- the accD gene encoding acetyl-CoA carboxylase, carboxyltransferase subunit beta, whose translation is MGWFKRNKDGITTSTKDKKETPEGLWHKCPKCKVIHSVDDHAKHMWVCSNCGHHDRINAAEYFTFLFDDGKFTELNPKMTSGDPLKFEDTKKYTDRYAASVKKTGLNDAVTTGYGKLNDQDIVIACMNFNFIGGSMGSVVGEKIARAIDHSIKYRKPFIMISKSGGARMMEAAFSLMQMAKTSAKLALLGKEGIPYVSLLTDPTTGGVTASFAMLGDINISEPGALIGFAGPRVVKETIGKDLPEGFQTAEFLLEHGFLDFISERKHLKKKIGSFLGMVSPENETEAVATK
- the rpsO gene encoding 30S ribosomal protein S15; protein product: MYLTSEKKAEIFKKHGETAKNTGSAEGQVALFTFRINHLTEHLKRNRKDFNTEKALVSLVGKRKKILNYLKDKDIARYRAIISELGIRK
- a CDS encoding polyribonucleotide nucleotidyltransferase; translation: MIPNPITQEITLADGRTITLETGKLAKQADGSVVVKMGGTMLLATVVSAPEAKEGVDFLPLTVDYREKFAAAGRMPGGFLKREARPTDEEILVMRLVDRCLRPLFPEDYHAEIQLMISLLSYDPEVSPDALCGLAASTAIALSDLPFDGPMSEARVGRVDGKLMINPSPSDMEKSDLDMMIGATKDSVVMVEGEMKEISEKEMVEAIAFGHEAIKSQIDAQLALASQVEKSKTKREYSHETHDEELKAEVLKATYDDVYAVAKSGLPKHERSEKFKEIRENYKAKYTEEELAEKAGLINTYYHDVEYKAMRAMILEDGQRLDGRALDEVRPIWSEIDYLPGAHGSAVFTRGETQSLTTVTLGSRLDEKRRDGVTETSSERFYLHYNFPPFSTGEARPIRGTSRREIGHGNLAQRALEVMLPDDSIYTIRVVSDILESNGSSSMATVCAGSLALMDAGVKMKKAVSGIAMGLITDPDTGKYAVLSDILGDEDHLGDMDFKVTGTKDGITACQMDIKVKGLSYEILEKALEQSKAGRLHILGEIMKTISEPREDVKPGAPKIETMTIPKDFIGAIIGPGGKNIQKLQADTETTITIEEEGDKGMIEISGTNRENMNAAMARIKAIAFVPEVGEVYTGKVKSIQAYGAFVEIAPGTDGLLHISEIDHRRLKTVDEVLKEGDSVEVKLIGVDDRGKMKLSRKVLLPQPSDN
- a CDS encoding sigma-70 family RNA polymerase sigma factor, translated to MRQLKITKQVTNRETASLDKYLQEIGKVELITAEMEVELAQRIKAGDQVALEKLTKANLRFVVSVAKQYQNQGLTLPDLINEGNLGLIKAAQRFDETRGFKFISYAVWWIRQSILQALAEQSRIVRLPLNKIGSINKINKAYATLEQEHERAPSANEIADNLEMGENDVKESMRNSGRHISMDAPLVEGEDSNLYDVLNTGDSPNPDDDLMQDSLRTEIERSLATLTPREGDVVRLYFGLGGQHPMTLEEIGEKFDLTRERVRQIKEKAIRRLKHTSRSKILKTYLG